One genomic segment of Deltaproteobacteria bacterium includes these proteins:
- the rpsP gene encoding 30S ribosomal protein S16: MSVKIRLARIGGKKKPFYRIVVTDSNSPRNGKFLEIVGTYDTTKNPAKVELKQDAILGWLKKGAIPSETVEKVLNKAGVLVKLKSAA; encoded by the coding sequence ATGTCGGTCAAGATAAGGCTTGCAAGGATAGGTGGAAAGAAAAAACCTTTCTACAGAATAGTGGTTACTGATTCTAATTCTCCAAGGAATGGGAAATTTCTTGAGATAGTTGGGACATACGACACAACAAAGAATCCAGCAAAGGTAGAGCTAAAGCAGGATGCCATATTGGGATGGCTCAAGAAAGGGGCTATTCCAAGCGAAACAGTAGAAAAGGTTTTAAATAAAGCGGGCGTTTTGGTCAAGCTGAAAAGCGCAGCTTGA
- a CDS encoding KH domain-containing protein, whose product MKNLIETLAKALVDYPDQVKVTEVEGENTSVIELAVAKEDLGKVIGKQGRTARALRTILTAASAKIKKRAALEIIE is encoded by the coding sequence ATGAAAAATCTGATTGAGACACTTGCAAAGGCCCTTGTAGATTATCCTGATCAGGTCAAAGTGACGGAGGTTGAAGGGGAAAACACATCGGTTATAGAACTGGCTGTTGCCAAGGAAGACCTTGGAAAGGTTATTGGCAAACAGGGAAGGACAGCCAGAGCGCTCAGAACAATCCTTACTGCCGCATCAGCAAAGATTAAAAAGAGGGCAGCGCTAGAGATAATTGAATAA
- the rimM gene encoding ribosome maturation factor RimM (Essential for efficient processing of 16S rRNA): MNNKDKLLLVGKVVGVHGIHGEIKILPYGDCDKKPWKKIYLSRGEHDLICEVTDNRPHKDVILASIKGYNDRNRAGELAGYDVFVEKASLPMLPEGEYYHFQLEGMEVITDEGKKIGVATSVLLTGSNDVYVVKDSLGKEFLIPATADVIQKIDVDTGKIVIHLIEGLLPEKNEI; the protein is encoded by the coding sequence TTGAATAACAAAGACAAACTCCTTTTGGTTGGCAAGGTAGTCGGCGTTCACGGTATTCACGGCGAGATAAAGATACTCCCCTATGGTGATTGTGATAAAAAGCCGTGGAAAAAAATTTATCTTTCCAGAGGAGAACATGATTTGATTTGCGAGGTTACGGATAACAGGCCTCATAAAGATGTTATCCTTGCTTCTATTAAGGGATATAATGACAGAAACCGGGCCGGTGAACTGGCAGGTTATGATGTCTTTGTGGAAAAGGCATCGCTTCCCATGCTTCCCGAAGGTGAATATTATCACTTTCAATTGGAAGGTATGGAGGTTATAACAGACGAAGGAAAGAAAATCGGTGTTGCAACAAGCGTACTCTTAACAGGCAGCAATGATGTGTATGTGGTAAAAGACAGTTTAGGGAAGGAGTTTTTGATACCGGCTACCGCTGATGTAATTCAAAAGATTGATGTTGACACAGGAAAGATAGTCATTCATTTAATAGAAGGATTATTGCCGGAGAAAAATGAGATTTGA
- the trmD gene encoding tRNA (guanosine(37)-N1)-methyltransferase TrmD, which translates to MRFDILTIFPGFFEAPFKQSILGKAIEKGLIKIGIHNIRDFALDKHKTTDDSPYGGGDGMVMKAEPIVTGVESIKTNFNPDAKVILTTPQGKRFDQQMASELAVSKGLVIICGRYEGVDERVRELAVDMEISVGDYILSGGEMPAMIIVDAVSRLISGVLGSDISAKDDSFSPAGVSPSVVSPGLLEYPQYTRPESFRGHKVPEILLSGNHQEIKKWRRLESIKRTCEKRPDLLEKAGLTEEEKKTVK; encoded by the coding sequence ATGAGATTTGACATCCTGACCATCTTTCCTGGTTTTTTTGAAGCGCCTTTCAAACAAAGCATACTTGGCAAGGCTATTGAAAAGGGGCTTATAAAGATTGGCATCCACAACATAAGAGATTTTGCCCTTGATAAGCATAAAACCACCGATGATTCTCCCTATGGCGGCGGCGATGGGATGGTTATGAAGGCAGAGCCTATTGTAACCGGAGTTGAATCAATCAAGACTAATTTCAATCCTGATGCAAAGGTAATTCTTACCACGCCGCAGGGAAAAAGGTTTGATCAGCAGATGGCTTCTGAACTTGCTGTTTCAAAGGGTTTGGTGATTATATGCGGCAGATACGAAGGCGTGGACGAAAGGGTAAGAGAATTGGCGGTTGATATGGAAATATCGGTTGGAGATTATATTCTGAGCGGCGGAGAAATGCCTGCCATGATAATTGTAGATGCAGTGTCAAGGCTTATATCAGGCGTTCTTGGCTCGGATATTTCAGCAAAAGATGATTCTTTTTCACCCGCTGGAGTTTCACCTTCAGTAGTTTCTCCGGGTCTTTTAGAATATCCACAATATACAAGACCGGAATCCTTCAGAGGGCATAAGGTTCCTGAAATCCTTTTGTCAGGAAACCATCAGGAGATAAAGAAGTGGAGAAGGCTGGAATCAATTAAAAGAACATGTGAGAAGAGACCTGATTTATTAGAAAAGGCCGGTTTGACGGAAGAAGAGAAAAAGACAGTCAAATAA